One part of the Microvirga sp. TS319 genome encodes these proteins:
- a CDS encoding SDR family oxidoreductase, whose translation MAQGIKDKVVVITGASSGLGEAAARRLAQDGAKLVLGARRLDRLQILAEELSLGQDAAVRTDVTQVDQIKRLVDHAVECHGRIDVLLNNAGLMPHSPLERGKVEDWDRMIDVNIKGVLYGIGAALPYMKEQRSGHIINVSSVAGHKVRAGGAVYSATKHAVRIISEGLRQEVKPYNIRTTIISPGMVATELPDSITESDIAEAMRKAYERAIPAESFASMVAFAMSQPDDVDVNEILFRPTSQEY comes from the coding sequence ATGGCCCAAGGGATCAAGGACAAGGTCGTCGTCATTACAGGCGCCAGCAGCGGTTTGGGCGAAGCCGCTGCGCGCCGTCTGGCGCAGGACGGAGCCAAACTGGTGCTCGGGGCACGGCGCCTGGATCGACTCCAGATCCTCGCCGAGGAGCTTTCGCTGGGCCAAGACGCCGCCGTGCGGACCGACGTCACGCAGGTTGATCAGATCAAGCGGCTGGTGGACCATGCTGTCGAATGCCATGGCCGCATCGATGTGCTTCTCAACAATGCCGGCCTGATGCCGCACTCGCCGCTCGAACGCGGCAAGGTGGAGGATTGGGACCGCATGATCGATGTGAACATCAAAGGCGTCCTCTACGGCATCGGCGCGGCACTGCCGTACATGAAGGAGCAGAGAAGCGGCCACATCATCAACGTGTCGTCGGTGGCGGGCCACAAGGTGCGGGCGGGCGGCGCGGTCTACTCCGCGACCAAGCACGCGGTGCGCATTATCTCCGAGGGTCTGCGACAGGAGGTGAAGCCCTACAACATCCGCACCACCATCATATCGCCCGGCATGGTGGCAACGGAACTCCCGGACAGTATCACCGAGTCCGACATCGCTGAGGCCATGCGCAAGGCCTATGAGCGCGCGATCCCGGCGGAATCTTTCGCCAGCATGGTGGCTTTCGCCATGAGCCAGCCGGACGATGTCGACGTGAACGAGATCCTCTTTAGGCCGACCAGCCAGGAGTACTGA
- a CDS encoding LysR family transcriptional regulator codes for MQRDELADLMTFLAVAEERSFTKAAAKLGTSQSALSYAMRRLEERLGIRLLSRTTRSVVPTEAGERLLRTLAPAFGTIDSELAALSELRQKPAGTIRINTGEHAAETILWPVLDRLLPEYPDIKVELDIDNGLTDIVAERYDAGVRLGEHLAQDMIAVRIGPELRMAVVGAPSYFAGHPRPTKPQDLVDHACINLRMRTAGGLYAWEFEQDGRELKVRVEGRLVFNTTTMALKAALSGLGLAYLMEDHVQAHLDNGRLVHVLSDWCPPFSGYHLYYPSRRQHAPAFALLVDALRYRD; via the coding sequence ATGCAGCGCGACGAACTGGCTGACCTGATGACGTTTCTCGCGGTGGCCGAGGAGCGCAGCTTCACGAAAGCCGCGGCCAAGCTCGGCACCTCCCAGTCAGCGCTCAGCTACGCGATGCGACGCCTTGAGGAGAGGCTCGGAATCCGTCTCCTGTCCCGCACGACCCGGAGCGTCGTACCGACCGAGGCGGGCGAGCGCCTCCTGCGAACCCTCGCCCCCGCCTTCGGAACGATCGATTCCGAGCTGGCGGCGCTCAGCGAACTCCGCCAGAAACCTGCCGGTACCATTCGCATCAACACGGGCGAGCATGCGGCCGAGACGATTCTCTGGCCTGTCCTGGATCGGCTGCTGCCGGAATACCCCGACATCAAGGTGGAACTGGATATCGACAATGGCCTCACCGACATCGTCGCCGAGCGGTACGATGCCGGCGTGCGGCTTGGCGAGCATCTCGCGCAGGACATGATCGCGGTGCGGATTGGGCCGGAGCTGCGGATGGCTGTCGTCGGGGCGCCATCCTACTTCGCGGGACACCCCCGACCGACAAAGCCGCAAGACCTCGTCGATCATGCCTGCATCAACCTGCGCATGCGGACCGCTGGGGGGCTCTACGCTTGGGAGTTCGAGCAGGATGGGCGAGAGCTTAAGGTGCGGGTCGAGGGGCGGCTCGTGTTCAACACGACGACCATGGCCCTCAAAGCGGCGCTGTCCGGGCTCGGATTGGCCTACTTGATGGAGGACCACGTTCAGGCACATCTCGACAACGGTCGGCTTGTTCACGTTCTCAGCGACTGGTGTCCGCCGTTTTCGGGTTACCATCTCTATTACCCGAGCCGCCGGCAGCACGCGCCGGCTTTCGCATTGCTGGTGGATGCGCTGCGCTATCGAGACTGA
- a CDS encoding NAD(P)-dependent alcohol dehydrogenase, whose amino-acid sequence MASFRYKTFGYAAPSAGARLQPFSFERRAMRPNDVAMEILYSGVCHSDLHWARNDWGWSNYPVVPGHEIVGRVIEVGSEVTRFRAGDHVAVGCMVDSCQHCDQCRRGEEQLCREGNTGTYGGFDRITQEMTHGGYSKHIVVRQEFVLRVPDGLDLSRAAPLLCAGITTYSPLRTWNAGPGSRVGVIGLGGLGHMAVKLAAGLGAHVTVMSRTPDKRADALALGADRLLVSTDPDAMAQAASSFDLIIDTVPNKHDLNPYLPLLDIDGTLVIVGQIGPLDEMSTVPLLLGRRRVAGSPIGGIRETQEMLDFCARKNILPETETIRMDEINEAYERMERSDVRYRFVIDMASLTT is encoded by the coding sequence ATGGCAAGCTTCCGCTACAAAACCTTTGGCTACGCGGCTCCGTCTGCCGGAGCCCGTCTTCAACCCTTCTCCTTCGAGCGCCGTGCCATGCGCCCGAACGACGTCGCGATGGAAATCCTCTACTCCGGCGTCTGCCACTCGGACCTGCACTGGGCTCGTAACGATTGGGGCTGGTCCAACTATCCGGTCGTGCCCGGCCATGAGATCGTCGGCCGCGTGATCGAGGTCGGCTCCGAGGTTACCCGCTTCAGGGCCGGCGATCATGTGGCGGTCGGCTGCATGGTCGATAGCTGCCAGCATTGCGACCAGTGCCGCAGAGGCGAGGAGCAGCTCTGCCGCGAAGGCAATACCGGCACTTATGGCGGCTTCGACCGCATTACGCAGGAGATGACCCATGGAGGCTATTCCAAGCACATCGTGGTGCGCCAGGAGTTCGTCCTGCGCGTGCCCGACGGGCTCGACCTCTCTCGGGCGGCCCCACTGCTGTGCGCGGGCATCACGACCTACTCGCCCCTGCGCACATGGAATGCGGGCCCGGGCAGCCGCGTCGGTGTAATCGGCCTCGGGGGGCTCGGCCACATGGCCGTGAAGCTCGCAGCGGGTCTCGGGGCTCATGTGACGGTCATGAGCCGCACGCCCGACAAGCGGGCCGATGCGCTGGCGCTCGGGGCCGACCGCTTGCTCGTCTCCACCGATCCGGACGCGATGGCGCAGGCGGCCAGCAGTTTCGATCTCATCATCGACACCGTTCCCAACAAGCACGATCTTAATCCGTATCTACCGCTGCTGGATATCGACGGCACGTTGGTGATCGTCGGCCAGATCGGCCCGCTCGACGAAATGTCAACCGTACCGCTCCTGCTGGGGCGGCGGCGGGTTGCCGGTTCTCCGATCGGTGGCATCCGTGAAACCCAGGAAATGCTCGACTTCTGCGCCCGTAAGAACATCCTGCCCGAGACCGAGACGATCCGGATGGACGAGATCAACGAGGCCTATGAGCGCATGGAGCGGTCCGACGTGCGTTATCGTTTCGTGATCGATATGGCCTCGCTCACGACCTGA
- a CDS encoding cupin domain-containing protein: MEIKRSGSQPSGKGPSEWFTATVRIDPLFSPPAPARVAGALVTFEPGARTAWHTHPLGQTLIVTSGLGWVQREGGPIEEIRPGDVVWFEPGEKHWHGATPTTAMSHIAIQEKLDGSPVDWMEHVTQEQYLGG, encoded by the coding sequence ATGGAGATCAAGCGAAGCGGTTCGCAACCCTCCGGAAAAGGCCCGTCGGAATGGTTCACCGCAACGGTGCGGATCGATCCCTTATTCAGTCCGCCCGCCCCGGCTCGGGTTGCAGGCGCCCTCGTGACGTTCGAGCCCGGGGCGCGCACGGCCTGGCACACTCATCCCTTGGGCCAGACCCTGATCGTCACGTCCGGCTTGGGCTGGGTGCAGCGCGAAGGCGGCCCCATCGAAGAGATCCGGCCCGGCGATGTCGTTTGGTTCGAGCCCGGCGAGAAGCATTGGCATGGTGCCACGCCCACTACGGCCATGAGCCACATCGCCATTCAGGAAAAGCTCGACGGCTCGCCTGTCGACTGGATGGAGCACGTCACCCAGGAGCAGTACCTCGGCGGCTGA
- a CDS encoding aldo/keto reductase, giving the protein MHKRKLGKSDLEVSAIGLGCMGLSYGYGPATDTQEAIALIRTAFERGVTFFDTAEAYGPYRNEELLGEALAPIRDQVVIATKFGFEFNEEGDQSGMNSRPAHIREVAEAALKRLRTDRIDLFYQHRVDPDVPIEDVAGTVKDLIREGKVKHFGLSEAGGQTIRRAHAVQPVSALQSEYSLWWREPEQEILPTLEELGIGFVPFSPLGKGFLTGAINESTSFGPKDFRNVVPRFSSEARKANQALVDLLRQIAARKQLTSAQVALAWLLAQKPWIVPIPGTTKLHRLEENIGAADVTLTPDDLRDIENALSHITVQGDRYPAHLQARINR; this is encoded by the coding sequence ATGCACAAGCGGAAACTCGGCAAGAGCGATTTGGAGGTGTCGGCCATCGGGCTCGGTTGCATGGGCCTAAGCTATGGCTATGGCCCCGCCACGGATACGCAGGAAGCGATCGCTCTGATCCGAACGGCTTTCGAACGGGGTGTCACCTTCTTCGACACTGCCGAGGCCTATGGTCCTTACAGGAACGAAGAGCTTCTGGGAGAGGCTCTGGCTCCTATCCGCGACCAGGTGGTGATCGCCACCAAGTTCGGCTTCGAGTTCAATGAGGAAGGCGACCAGAGCGGCATGAACAGCCGCCCCGCACACATCCGTGAGGTCGCCGAGGCCGCGCTCAAGCGACTGAGGACCGACCGCATCGATCTCTTCTATCAGCACCGTGTCGATCCGGACGTGCCGATCGAGGATGTGGCGGGAACCGTGAAGGACCTGATCCGAGAAGGCAAGGTCAAGCATTTCGGCCTCTCGGAAGCAGGAGGGCAGACGATCCGCCGCGCCCATGCGGTGCAGCCGGTTTCAGCGCTCCAGAGCGAGTATTCCCTGTGGTGGCGCGAGCCCGAGCAGGAGATCCTACCGACCCTGGAGGAGCTCGGCATCGGGTTCGTTCCCTTCAGCCCGCTGGGCAAGGGCTTTCTGACGGGCGCGATCAACGAGAGCACGAGCTTCGGTCCCAAGGACTTCCGCAATGTGGTTCCGCGCTTTTCCTCTGAGGCACGAAAGGCGAACCAGGCTCTTGTCGACCTGCTCAGGCAGATCGCGGCCCGCAAGCAGCTAACCTCCGCTCAGGTCGCTCTCGCCTGGCTGCTGGCGCAGAAGCCTTGGATCGTGCCGATCCCCGGGACCACGAAGCTGCATCGCCTGGAGGAGAACATCGGAGCGGCGGATGTCACACTGACGCCGGATGATCTGCGTGACATCGAGAATGCGCTCTCTCACATCACAGTCCAAGGCGATCGATATCCCGCACACCTCCAGGCGAGGATCAACCGCTGA